In Sphingomonas sp. R1, a single genomic region encodes these proteins:
- a CDS encoding metallophosphoesterase has protein sequence MKRLFLLLVILGIGILALGYATATRDPVVRRLAVHLRNWPAGAAPMRVVLLSDLHVAGPDTPPARIARIVAQVNALHPDLVLIAGDIEQERTLSTRLYDAAEASAPLAGLRARYGTIAVLGNHDYSDAGATDLPPRLAAAGITVLRNQAVRRGALTIAGADDLYHGKFRPSRLIRAAYALPGPVLVLSHTPDVAPMLPPDLPLVLAGHTHCGQIAPPLLGPIKTASRYGRRYACGLIREPGRDVLVTAGIGTSGVPLRIGAVPDMWLLTLDGPGR, from the coding sequence ATGAAGCGTCTCTTCCTTCTGCTCGTGATCCTCGGGATCGGAATTCTCGCTCTTGGCTACGCGACGGCCACGCGCGATCCGGTGGTCCGCCGTCTCGCCGTGCACCTGCGCAACTGGCCCGCCGGCGCCGCGCCGATGCGGGTGGTGCTGCTCAGCGACCTGCACGTCGCCGGCCCCGATACGCCCCCCGCCCGCATCGCCCGGATCGTGGCGCAGGTAAATGCGCTCCACCCCGACCTCGTGCTGATCGCCGGCGATATCGAGCAGGAACGTACGCTTTCGACCCGCCTCTACGATGCTGCCGAGGCGAGCGCACCGCTCGCCGGCTTGCGTGCGCGGTACGGAACGATCGCCGTGCTTGGCAACCATGACTATTCGGATGCCGGCGCCACCGATCTGCCGCCCCGCCTTGCGGCCGCCGGCATCACCGTGCTGCGCAACCAGGCGGTACGGCGCGGCGCACTGACGATCGCGGGGGCCGACGATCTCTATCACGGCAAGTTCCGGCCGAGTCGCCTGATCCGCGCCGCCTACGCCCTACCCGGCCCCGTACTGGTGCTGAGCCATACGCCCGATGTCGCGCCGATGCTGCCGCCCGATCTGCCGCTGGTGCTCGCCGGCCACACCCATTGCGGGCAGATAGCCCCGCCGCTCCTCGGGCCGATCAAGACGGCGTCGCGCTACGGCCGCCGCTACGCCTGTGGGCTAATTCGCGAACCCGGCCGCGACGTGCTGGTTACCGCAGGCATCGGCACCAGCGGTGTCCCGCTCCGCATCGGCGCGGTACCCGATATGTGGCTGCTGACCCTGGACGGCCCCGGCCGCTGA
- a CDS encoding response regulator: MPKRVLVVEDNELNLKLFCDLLRAHGYEAEPVRDGREAVPAARRFRPDLVIMDVQLPHVTGFELIRQMQMDAALGRIPIMAVTAYSSHEDEERIRAAGARSYVAKPISLARFVDQVEKLMATVGDADAAKTPDPREDPAR; encoded by the coding sequence GTGCCAAAAAGAGTACTCGTTGTCGAGGACAACGAATTGAACCTGAAGCTGTTCTGCGACCTGTTGCGGGCGCACGGCTATGAGGCCGAGCCGGTCCGCGACGGGCGCGAGGCCGTGCCCGCGGCACGTCGTTTCCGGCCCGATCTGGTGATCATGGACGTGCAGTTGCCGCACGTCACCGGCTTCGAGCTGATCCGCCAGATGCAGATGGACGCAGCGCTTGGCCGCATCCCGATCATGGCGGTGACCGCCTATTCGAGCCATGAGGACGAGGAGCGGATTCGCGCTGCCGGCGCGCGCTCCTATGTCGCCAAGCCGATCTCGCTTGCGCGATTCGTCGACCAGGTCGAGAAGCTGATGGCGACGGTGGGGGATGCCGATGCAGCGAAAACGCCGGACCCCCGCGAGGATCCGGCGCGATAA
- a CDS encoding DUF3035 domain-containing protein: MRKLILVATGVALVASLSGCGKKGYDRARPDEFAVARQAPLVIPPDFSLRPPQPGAARPQDTNPSDQALEALFGGTAARSPAETATLDQAGAASADAGVRSNAGSPSTTVVDKGKTTQDILKSPQGDNKDASATTPQ; the protein is encoded by the coding sequence ATGCGTAAGTTGATCCTCGTCGCGACCGGCGTCGCCCTGGTGGCCTCGCTCTCGGGGTGCGGCAAGAAGGGGTATGATCGGGCGCGTCCGGACGAGTTCGCGGTGGCCCGCCAGGCACCGCTGGTGATCCCGCCCGATTTCTCGCTGCGTCCGCCGCAGCCGGGTGCGGCGCGGCCGCAGGATACCAACCCGTCCGACCAGGCGCTGGAAGCGCTGTTCGGCGGCACCGCGGCGCGCAGCCCGGCCGAGACCGCGACGCTCGATCAGGCCGGTGCCGCGAGCGCCGATGCCGGCGTGCGCAGCAATGCCGGCAGCCCGTCGACCACGGTGGTCGACAAGGGCAAGACCACGCAGGACATCCTCAAGTCGCCCCAGGGCGACAACAAGGATGCGAGCGCCACGACGCCGCAGTGA
- a CDS encoding cisplatin damage response ATP-dependent DNA ligase — translation MRAFADLLDRLIYTRSRNAKLRLIGEYLRATPDPDRGWAMAALTGTLDLPAVKPALLRAMIESRVDPVLYGMSRDFVGDSAETIALLWPEPRTPPPESAPLTLAKVVDTLGALSRSDAPEVLAAMLDRLEADERYALLKLATGALRVGISARLAKTALAQAFGLDVDAVEEVWHGLHPPYGLLFDWAEGRAEQPRAEDVPVFRPFMLAHPLEETRLSLADYAAEWKWDGIRVQLVHAGGETRLYSRAGDDITRSFPEVAAAFTTSGVLDGELLVRGEVQGGEAGSFNALQQRLGRKLVSAKTLAEFPAFVRLYDILFDGGDDLRERTWQERRTRLEAFVPRLDPARFDLSAVIDAADFAALEEIRAGARDAAIEGVMLKRRDSPYVAGRRVGLWYKWKRDPLTADCVLMYAQRGSGKRSSFYSDFTFGAWTENGELLPVGKAYFGFTDEELKWLDRHVRTHTVNRFGPVRETDKSLVLEVAFDSIHESKRHKSGLAMRFPRIARIRTDKPVAEADTIAGLRRLVT, via the coding sequence ATGCGCGCTTTCGCCGACCTGCTCGACCGGCTGATCTACACGCGGTCGAGGAATGCCAAGCTTCGCCTGATCGGCGAGTATCTGCGCGCCACGCCGGATCCCGATCGCGGCTGGGCGATGGCGGCGCTGACCGGAACGCTCGATCTTCCCGCGGTCAAACCGGCGCTGCTGCGGGCAATGATCGAGTCGCGAGTCGATCCCGTGCTCTACGGGATGAGTCGCGATTTCGTCGGCGATTCGGCGGAAACCATCGCGCTGCTATGGCCGGAGCCGCGGACGCCCCCGCCCGAATCGGCGCCCCTCACCTTGGCGAAGGTGGTCGATACGCTCGGCGCGCTGTCGCGTTCGGACGCGCCCGAGGTTCTGGCGGCGATGCTCGATCGGCTTGAGGCCGATGAGCGGTACGCGCTGCTCAAGCTGGCGACGGGCGCGCTACGCGTCGGCATCTCGGCACGGCTCGCCAAGACCGCGCTTGCCCAGGCCTTCGGACTCGATGTCGATGCGGTGGAGGAGGTGTGGCACGGGCTCCACCCGCCCTATGGCCTGCTGTTCGATTGGGCCGAGGGCCGGGCCGAGCAGCCCCGCGCTGAGGATGTGCCGGTGTTTCGGCCGTTCATGCTCGCGCATCCGTTGGAGGAAACGCGGCTAAGCCTCGCCGACTATGCCGCGGAGTGGAAATGGGACGGCATCCGTGTCCAGCTCGTCCACGCCGGCGGCGAGACGCGGCTGTACAGCCGGGCAGGAGACGACATCACCCGCAGCTTTCCGGAAGTAGCGGCGGCCTTCACCACGTCGGGCGTGCTCGACGGCGAACTGCTGGTTCGTGGTGAGGTGCAGGGCGGCGAGGCGGGTAGCTTCAACGCGCTGCAGCAGCGGCTGGGGCGCAAGCTGGTCTCGGCCAAGACACTCGCGGAATTTCCCGCGTTCGTCCGCCTCTACGACATCCTCTTTGACGGGGGCGACGATCTGCGCGAGCGCACCTGGCAGGAACGCCGAACCCGCCTGGAAGCGTTCGTGCCGCGACTGGATCCCGCGCGATTCGACCTGTCCGCCGTGATCGACGCCGCTGACTTCGCCGCGCTGGAGGAAATTCGCGCGGGCGCCCGGGATGCCGCAATCGAAGGCGTGATGCTCAAGCGGCGCGACTCGCCGTACGTGGCGGGGAGACGCGTGGGGCTGTGGTACAAGTGGAAGCGCGATCCGCTCACCGCCGACTGCGTGTTGATGTATGCGCAGCGTGGCTCCGGCAAGCGCAGCAGCTTCTATTCGGACTTTACCTTTGGCGCCTGGACCGAGAACGGCGAGTTGCTCCCCGTCGGCAAGGCCTATTTCGGCTTTACCGACGAGGAGCTGAAATGGCTCGATCGGCATGTCCGCACGCATACGGTGAACCGCTTTGGCCCGGTGCGCGAGACGGACAAGTCGCTGGTGCTG
- the lspA gene encoding signal peptidase II, protein MKSVRIFGFAAALGVFLLDQLTKYIVTGPLGLVVQNDSMTLAPIFDLRFVKNIGVSLGLLSANSPTTRWLLVLMTACIAIGVCVWMLREKKTGDVVALGLVLGGACGNILDRSRLGYVVDFADLHFGEWRPFLVFNVADAAITIGVVILLLRALLVRDKNPKSPAPVEKKFNA, encoded by the coding sequence ATGAAGTCGGTGCGGATTTTCGGTTTTGCGGCCGCGCTCGGCGTGTTCCTGCTCGACCAGCTGACCAAGTACATCGTCACCGGCCCGCTCGGGCTGGTGGTGCAGAATGATTCGATGACGCTCGCGCCGATCTTCGACCTGCGCTTCGTCAAGAATATCGGCGTGTCGCTGGGCCTGCTTTCGGCCAACAGCCCGACGACGCGCTGGCTGCTGGTGCTGATGACGGCGTGCATCGCCATTGGTGTGTGCGTGTGGATGCTGCGCGAGAAGAAGACCGGCGACGTGGTCGCGCTCGGCTTGGTGCTGGGCGGCGCGTGCGGCAACATCCTCGATCGCTCGCGCCTCGGCTATGTCGTCGATTTCGCCGACCTGCATTTCGGCGAGTGGCGCCCCTTTTTGGTCTTCAACGTGGCCGATGCCGCGATTACCATCGGCGTGGTGATCCTGCTGCTCCGTGCCCTGCTCGTTCGCGACAAGAACCCCAAGTCGCCTGCCCCTGTGGAGAAGAAATTCAATGCGTAA
- a CDS encoding RidA family protein: MTTAIDRKLAELGLALPEAAAPVAAYVPVVEAGGLLHVSGQLPFKDGALMTGRLGEDRDIAFGTEAAQRCGLMLVAQIKKALDGDLSRVKRVVKLGVFVNSTVDFTDQPKVANGASELMQALFGESGRHARSAVGVAALPLGAAVEVDAIFELA; this comes from the coding sequence ATGACCACTGCTATCGATCGCAAGCTCGCCGAGCTTGGCCTCGCCCTGCCCGAGGCCGCCGCTCCCGTCGCCGCCTATGTTCCGGTCGTCGAGGCCGGCGGGCTGCTCCACGTCTCCGGCCAGCTGCCGTTCAAGGACGGCGCGCTGATGACCGGCCGTCTCGGTGAAGACCGCGACATCGCCTTTGGCACCGAAGCGGCGCAGCGCTGCGGCCTGATGCTCGTCGCGCAGATCAAGAAGGCGCTGGACGGCGATCTGTCGCGCGTGAAGCGGGTGGTGAAGCTGGGCGTGTTCGTCAACTCCACCGTCGATTTCACCGATCAGCCCAAGGTTGCGAATGGCGCGTCGGAACTGATGCAGGCGCTGTTCGGCGAGTCGGGCCGTCATGCGCGCAGCGCGGTCGGCGTCGCGGCGTTGCCGCTCGGCGCCGCCGTCGAAGTCGACGCGATCTTCGAACTGGCCTGA
- a CDS encoding Dps family protein: MAENPALATPTDLNRNDTKSVAEALNSALADCFTLYFKTKNFHWHVSGPHFRDYHLLLDDQAAQILGVTDAIAERVRKTGNTTLRSIGDIARRQTISDNDAEFVAPGDMLAELRDDNLKLVESFRAVKEAAEDAKDNATSGIVDEWTDQAEERAWFLFEASRKG; this comes from the coding sequence ATGGCTGAAAATCCCGCCCTCGCAACGCCGACCGATCTCAACCGGAACGACACGAAGAGCGTCGCGGAAGCCCTGAACAGCGCGCTTGCCGATTGCTTCACCCTCTATTTCAAGACCAAGAACTTCCACTGGCACGTCTCGGGGCCGCATTTCCGGGACTACCACCTGCTCCTCGACGATCAGGCCGCGCAGATCCTGGGCGTGACCGACGCGATCGCCGAGCGCGTGCGCAAGACCGGCAACACCACGCTGCGCTCGATCGGCGACATCGCGCGTCGCCAGACGATTTCGGACAATGATGCGGAATTCGTGGCGCCGGGCGACATGCTCGCCGAATTGCGCGACGACAATCTCAAGCTGGTCGAGAGCTTCCGTGCGGTGAAGGAAGCCGCCGAGGATGCCAAGGATAATGCCACCAGCGGCATTGTCGACGAGTGGACCGACCAGGCCGAAGAGCGTGCCTGGTTCCTGTTCGAGGCCAGCCGCAAGGGCTGA
- a CDS encoding class I SAM-dependent methyltransferase, with product MTLARPLLLGATLLLLAACDGSPRGPGNQSHESSITGFPAADRPVATIVSSRWSNEEERDRLNEAGTVMNLAGIKPGMTVADIGAGEGYYTIRLGQRVGAKGRVVAEDIVPDYISALATRVVREKLDNVSVRLGLPADPRLPENSFDRVLMVHMYHEIESPYEFLWRLRPSLAPGGQVVVVDADRQTENHGTPPALLKCEFAAVGYAQVSMRPMPSAGGYMAVFEAQGGRPEPEAIRACKSGAHAKAVTPKPNGAHE from the coding sequence CCCGGGGGCCGGGCAACCAGAGCCATGAGTCGTCGATCACCGGCTTCCCCGCGGCGGACCGGCCGGTGGCGACGATCGTCTCCTCGCGCTGGTCGAACGAGGAAGAGCGCGACCGGCTGAACGAGGCCGGCACGGTGATGAACCTGGCCGGCATCAAGCCGGGCATGACCGTCGCCGACATCGGCGCGGGCGAGGGCTATTACACGATCCGTCTCGGCCAGCGTGTCGGTGCCAAGGGGCGGGTGGTCGCCGAGGACATCGTTCCCGATTACATCAGCGCGCTGGCGACCCGCGTGGTGCGCGAGAAGCTGGACAATGTCAGCGTGCGCCTCGGCCTGCCCGCCGATCCGCGGTTGCCCGAGAACAGCTTCGATCGCGTGCTGATGGTGCACATGTACCACGAGATCGAATCGCCCTACGAGTTCCTGTGGCGGCTGCGGCCATCGCTGGCGCCGGGCGGGCAGGTCGTGGTGGTCGATGCCGATCGCCAGACCGAGAATCACGGCACGCCGCCGGCGCTGCTGAAGTGCGAGTTCGCGGCGGTAGGCTATGCGCAGGTATCGATGCGGCCGATGCCCTCGGCCGGCGGCTATATGGCGGTGTTCGAGGCGCAGGGCGGCCGCCCCGAGCCCGAAGCGATCCGCGCCTGCAAGTCCGGCGCGCATGCCAAGGCGGTGACGCCGAAGCCCAACGGCGCGCACGAGTAA
- the rpmG gene encoding 50S ribosomal protein L33 has product MAKPTTVKIKLVSTADTGFFYVTKKNPRTQTEKLSFRKYDPVVRKHVDFKEAKIK; this is encoded by the coding sequence ATGGCAAAGCCGACCACCGTAAAGATCAAGCTCGTCAGCACGGCGGATACGGGCTTCTTCTATGTCACCAAGAAGAATCCGCGCACGCAGACCGAGAAGCTGAGCTTCCGCAAGTACGACCCGGTCGTGCGCAAGCATGTCGACTTCAAGGAAGCGAAGATCAAGTAA
- a CDS encoding TorF family putative porin, translating into MRFTSISLGALLLATTAPALAQEAAPAPAPAITINGSATLISDYKFRGISQTDGNFAVQGGATISHASGFYVSFWGSSVDNYVTAHGTAHQEIDLIAGYKHAFKNGVTLDVGALYYVYPGTRNKSTDKSSSDFIEPYVSVSYAIGPVTAKATANYAPKQKALELDQGQGGTLPKQDNLYLAGDLSAAVPHTPISLTGHLGHTFGPDWLAIGKEYSDWSLGAAFTYKALTFGVAYVDTDAAFPTPSGKDAAKASVIGSIGVSF; encoded by the coding sequence ATGCGCTTCACCTCGATCAGCCTCGGCGCGCTGCTGCTCGCCACCACCGCCCCTGCGCTGGCGCAAGAGGCTGCTCCGGCCCCGGCGCCGGCCATCACGATCAACGGCAGCGCGACGCTGATCAGCGATTACAAGTTTCGCGGCATCTCGCAGACCGACGGCAATTTCGCCGTGCAGGGCGGCGCCACGATCAGCCACGCCTCGGGCTTCTACGTGAGCTTCTGGGGGTCTTCGGTCGACAACTACGTCACCGCGCACGGCACCGCGCACCAGGAAATCGACCTGATCGCCGGCTACAAGCATGCGTTCAAGAACGGTGTGACGCTCGATGTCGGCGCGCTCTATTATGTCTATCCCGGCACCCGCAACAAGAGCACCGACAAGTCGTCCTCGGACTTCATCGAGCCCTATGTCTCGGTGTCCTATGCGATCGGTCCGGTGACGGCCAAGGCGACCGCCAATTACGCGCCGAAGCAGAAGGCGCTCGAGCTCGACCAAGGCCAAGGGGGCACGCTCCCGAAGCAGGACAATCTCTATCTGGCCGGCGATCTCTCCGCCGCGGTGCCGCACACGCCGATCAGCCTCACCGGCCATCTCGGCCACACCTTCGGCCCGGACTGGCTGGCGATCGGCAAGGAATATTCCGACTGGAGCCTGGGCGCGGCCTTTACCTACAAGGCGCTGACCTTCGGCGTCGCCTATGTGGATACCGACGCCGCCTTCCCCACGCCCAGCGGCAAGGACGCGGCAAAGGCCAGCGTGATCGGATCGATCGGCGTCAGCTTCTGA
- a CDS encoding DUF3572 domain-containing protein: protein MIALQALVWVLGESGRANRLLDLTGLDPATLRARAGEPALLAATLGFLESYEPDLIACADALDLPPAALVAARQTLEQA from the coding sequence ATGATAGCACTACAGGCGCTTGTCTGGGTGCTCGGCGAATCGGGTCGGGCGAATCGCCTGCTGGACCTGACCGGCCTCGATCCCGCCACGCTGCGCGCCCGCGCTGGTGAGCCTGCGCTACTCGCTGCGACGCTGGGCTTTCTCGAATCCTACGAGCCCGATCTGATCGCCTGCGCCGATGCGCTTGATCTACCCCCGGCCGCGCTGGTCGCCGCACGTCAAACGCTGGAACAGGCATGA
- a CDS encoding HAD family hydrolase: MKPLLITDCDEVLLHMVRHFGEWLGDTHDIDFALNGSDFAESMRRRGDGSTLEAQEMWALLDGFFPAEMERQTLVPHARAALGRIAEIADIIVLTNLQDHCRDHRITQLANHGIVHRVECNQGGKGGPVARLVAEHGAPVAVFVDDLAVHHESVAKHAPDVFRLHMVAEPSLAPKVPPAPHAHARIDDWREAERWILERFARA, translated from the coding sequence ATGAAACCGCTTCTGATCACCGATTGCGACGAGGTGCTGTTGCACATGGTGCGCCATTTCGGCGAATGGCTGGGTGACACGCACGACATCGATTTTGCGCTCAACGGCAGCGACTTTGCCGAGTCGATGCGCCGTCGCGGCGACGGCAGCACGTTGGAGGCCCAGGAAATGTGGGCATTGCTCGACGGCTTTTTCCCCGCCGAAATGGAACGCCAGACGCTCGTCCCGCATGCCCGCGCGGCGCTGGGCCGCATTGCCGAAATTGCCGATATCATCGTGCTCACGAACCTGCAGGACCATTGCCGCGATCATCGCATCACCCAGCTGGCGAATCACGGCATCGTCCACCGGGTGGAGTGCAACCAGGGCGGCAAGGGGGGCCCGGTCGCGAGGTTGGTGGCGGAGCACGGCGCGCCGGTAGCGGTATTCGTCGACGATCTCGCCGTGCATCACGAATCGGTCGCCAAACATGCGCCCGACGTGTTCCGGCTGCACATGGTGGCCGAGCCGAGCCTTGCGCCCAAGGTACCGCCCGCCCCGCATGCCCATGCCCGGATCGACGACTGGCGCGAGGCAGAGCGCTGGATCCTGGAGCGCTTCGCCCGGGCCTGA
- the ileS gene encoding isoleucine--tRNA ligase — translation MTDATDTQRDWRDTVFLPKTDFPMKAGLAAKEPAILERWAKISLYSKLREARAGRERFLLHDGPPYANGDIHMGHALNKILKDIVVRSQSLMGKDAPYVPGWDCHGLPIEWKVEEAYRAKKLNKDEVDPVAFRAECRAYAEKWVAVQRGQFERLGILGDWDDPYLTMKFDAEARIAAELLKFAESGQLYRGAKPVMWSPVEKTALAEAEVEYEDITSTQIDVAFEIIEAPNAPELVGAHAVIWTTTPWTIPVNQALAYGEGIEYVVGLLFEGEAGYVTPGQEIPLIRERGLYIVAADLKEKFEERIGRTLHERGRIKGSDLAGAVARHPMHALGGFFAKPRPFLPGDFVTTDAGTGLVHMAPDHGEDDFLLCKAHGIDPVFAVDGAGMYRADWLWLGGQGSVINKKFVSAEGPICSDLRAAGALLAASDDFQHSYPHSWRSKAKIIFRATPQWFIPMDRSANSDLPGAGRSAESGAQGAPSGGNAPTLREIALDSIERTRWVPERSINRIRAMVEGRPDWVISRQRAWGVPIALYVNRATGDYLRDPAVNARILDAFRAGGADAWFQADHQALLGPDYRAEDYEVVTDILDVWFDSGSTHSFVIEARYGEGVRANLYLEGSDQHRGWFQSSLLESSGTRGRAPYDAVLTHGFALDGQGKKMSKSLGNVVDPLKIIGESGADILRLWVAQTDYFDDVRIGKEVLAGTGDAYRKIRNTFRYLLGALDGFGEAEKVAVADMPELERYVLHKLAALDAELRSAAEAFEFNRYARALGDFMNEDLSAFFFDIRKDCLYCDAESDPKRRAYRTVLDVLFHALVRYAAPILAFTAEEVWQSRYPSEDGSVHELEWPVLPEGTSVEHDWTAIRALRQTVTEAIEPYRREKKVRSSLEAEVTVPTLPMPAEELTELFIVAKVESGADVMVTPTDRHKCGRCWRHLPEVTQDGALCDRCEKVVSE, via the coding sequence ATGACTGACGCAACCGACACCCAGCGCGACTGGCGCGACACCGTCTTCCTGCCGAAGACCGATTTCCCGATGAAGGCCGGCCTTGCTGCCAAGGAGCCCGCCATCCTCGAGCGCTGGGCGAAGATTAGCCTCTACAGCAAGCTGCGCGAGGCCCGCGCCGGCCGCGAGCGCTTCCTGCTGCACGACGGCCCGCCCTACGCCAATGGCGACATCCATATGGGCCATGCGCTCAACAAGATCCTCAAGGACATCGTCGTCCGCAGCCAGAGCCTGATGGGCAAGGACGCGCCCTATGTCCCCGGCTGGGACTGCCACGGCCTGCCGATCGAGTGGAAGGTCGAGGAAGCGTACCGCGCCAAGAAGCTCAACAAGGACGAAGTCGACCCCGTCGCCTTCCGCGCCGAATGCCGCGCCTATGCCGAGAAATGGGTGGCGGTGCAGCGCGGCCAGTTCGAGCGGCTCGGCATCCTGGGCGACTGGGACGATCCCTATCTCACCATGAAGTTCGACGCCGAGGCGCGGATCGCGGCTGAGCTGCTCAAGTTCGCCGAGAGCGGCCAGCTCTATCGCGGCGCCAAGCCGGTGATGTGGTCGCCGGTGGAGAAGACCGCGCTGGCCGAGGCCGAGGTCGAATATGAGGACATCACCTCGACGCAGATCGACGTGGCGTTCGAGATCATCGAGGCGCCGAACGCCCCCGAGCTGGTCGGTGCGCATGCGGTGATCTGGACGACCACGCCGTGGACGATCCCGGTGAACCAGGCTTTGGCCTATGGCGAGGGGATCGAGTACGTCGTCGGCCTGCTGTTCGAAGGCGAAGCAGGTTATGTGACGCCCGGGCAAGAGATTCCGTTGATCCGGGAGCGTGGTCTCTACATCGTAGCGGCTGATCTCAAAGAGAAGTTCGAGGAGCGTATAGGGCGGACTCTCCACGAGCGCGGACGGATCAAGGGCTCTGACCTCGCCGGCGCCGTCGCCCGGCACCCGATGCACGCGCTGGGCGGCTTTTTCGCCAAGCCGCGGCCGTTCCTGCCTGGCGACTTCGTCACCACCGATGCGGGTACCGGGCTCGTGCATATGGCGCCGGACCATGGCGAGGACGATTTCCTGCTGTGCAAGGCGCACGGCATCGATCCTGTCTTCGCGGTCGACGGCGCGGGCATGTACCGTGCCGACTGGCTGTGGCTCGGCGGCCAGGGATCAGTGATCAACAAGAAGTTCGTCAGCGCCGAAGGCCCGATCTGTTCGGACCTGCGCGCCGCCGGCGCGCTGCTCGCCGCCTCGGACGACTTCCAGCACAGCTATCCGCACAGCTGGCGGAGCAAGGCGAAGATCATCTTCCGCGCGACCCCGCAGTGGTTCATTCCGATGGATCGGAGCGCGAATAGCGACCTGCCGGGGGCAGGTCGCAGCGCGGAGAGCGGCGCGCAAGGCGCGCCGTCGGGCGGCAACGCCCCCACCCTCCGCGAAATCGCGCTCGATTCGATCGAACGCACCCGCTGGGTGCCGGAGCGCTCGATCAACCGCATCCGCGCGATGGTGGAGGGACGCCCGGACTGGGTGATCAGCCGCCAGCGCGCCTGGGGCGTGCCGATCGCGCTCTACGTCAACCGCGCGACCGGCGACTATCTGCGCGATCCGGCGGTCAACGCCCGCATCCTCGACGCCTTCCGCGCCGGCGGGGCCGATGCCTGGTTCCAGGCCGACCACCAGGCGCTGCTCGGCCCCGACTACCGGGCCGAGGACTATGAGGTCGTCACCGACATTCTCGACGTGTGGTTCGACAGCGGCTCGACCCACAGCTTCGTGATCGAGGCGCGCTACGGTGAGGGCGTCCGCGCCAATCTCTATCTCGAAGGCTCGGACCAGCATCGCGGCTGGTTCCAGTCGTCGCTTCTCGAATCGTCGGGTACGCGCGGCCGGGCGCCCTATGACGCGGTGCTCACCCATGGCTTCGCGCTCGACGGCCAGGGCAAGAAGATGTCCAAGTCGCTCGGCAACGTCGTCGATCCGCTGAAGATCATCGGCGAGAGCGGCGCGGACATCCTGCGCCTCTGGGTCGCACAGACCGATTATTTCGACGACGTCCGCATCGGCAAGGAAGTGCTGGCCGGCACCGGCGACGCGTACCGCAAGATCCGCAACACCTTCCGCTATCTGCTCGGCGCGCTCGACGGGTTCGGCGAGGCGGAGAAGGTGGCGGTCGCCGACATGCCCGAGCTGGAGCGCTATGTGCTCCACAAGCTGGCGGCGCTCGATGCGGAGCTGCGGTCGGCGGCGGAGGCGTTCGAGTTCAACCGCTATGCGCGCGCGCTCGGCGACTTCATGAACGAAGACCTCTCGGCCTTCTTCTTCGATATCCGCAAGGATTGCCTCTACTGCGATGCGGAAAGCGATCCCAAGCGCCGCGCCTATCGCACCGTGCTGGACGTGCTGTTCCACGCGCTGGTCCGCTACGCCGCGCCGATCCTCGCCTTCACCGCCGAGGAAGTGTGGCAGAGCCGGTACCCTAGCGAGGACGGATCGGTTCACGAGCTGGAATGGCCGGTGCTGCCGGAGGGCACCTCGGTCGAGCATGACTGGACCGCGATCCGCGCGCTGCGCCAGACCGTCACCGAAGCGATCGAGCCCTATCGCCGCGAGAAGAAGGTGCGCTCCAGCCTCGAGGCCGAGGTGACGGTGCCGACGCTGCCGATGCCGGCCGAGGAGCTCACCGAGCTGTTCATCGTGGCCAAGGTCGAATCCGGCGCCGATGTCATGGTCACGCCCACCGATCGCCACAAATGCGGCCGGTGCTGGCGCCATCTTCCCGAAGTGACGCAGGACGGGGCGCTGTGCGACCGCTGCGAAAAGGTGGTGTCGGAATGA